From Vanrija pseudolonga chromosome 1, complete sequence, a single genomic window includes:
- the se_1 gene encoding Pyrimidodiazepine synthase, translating to MTIQANDKLVLYTNHLCPWAHRAHIAAAELGLKFEEHIVDLDTPRTKEYLAINPRGLVPALKFNDEIIIESGIVAAFLADQYPSHLVPESSAPGGALKRARIALFVDAFFSKFQSPLFKIYTASEDELPAVTEAATAGLVKEVEPLLKDAKPYFGGADKLTLAEVLTGSFVVRLLSLGKAGVYPASFLASIEQQAPNFWAWAQKVAVHPSVTGIYDEEKVVTKTKARIEKLRAEKKAGDSRGSRL from the exons ATGACCATCCAGGCcaacgacaagctcgtcctcTACACCAACCACCTCTGCCCTT GGGCCCACCGCGCTCACATCGCCGCTGCTGAGCTCGGCCTCAAGTTCGAGGAGCAcattgtcgacctcgacactcCCCGTACCAAGGAGTACCTCGCCATCAACCCCCGCGGCCTTGTCCCCGCCCTCAAGTTCAACGACGAGATCATCATTGAGAGCGGCATCGTCGCGGCCTTCCTTGCCGACCAGTACCCCTCCCACCTCGTCCCCGAGTCCAGCGCCCCCGGCGGCGCCCTCAAGCGTGCCCGCATCGCCCTCTTCGTCgacgccttcttctccaagTTCCAGAGCCCCCTCTTCAAGATCTACACCGCTTCCGAGGATGAGCTCCCCGCCGTCACCGAGGCTGCGACCGCCGGCCTTGTGAAGGAGGTTGAGCCCCTCCTCAAGGACGCTAAGCCCTActttggcggcgccgacaagcttACTCTTGCCGAG GTCCTCACTGGCTCGTTTGTTGTCCGTCTCCTTTCCCTCGGCAAGGCCGGCGTCTACCCCGCCAGCTTCCTCGCCTCGATCGAGCAGCAGGCCCCCAACTTCTGGGCCTGGGCCCAGAAGGTCGCTGTCCACCCCAGCGTCACCGGCAtctacgacgaggagaaggtcgTCACCAAGACCAAGGCTCGCATTGAGAAGCTCCGTGCTGAGAAGAA GGCTGGCGACTCTCGTGGTTCGCGGTtgtga
- the se_1 gene encoding Pyrimidodiazepine synthase gives MTIQANDKLVLYTNHLCPWAHRAHIAAAELGLKFEEHIVDLDTPRTKEYLAINPRGLVPALKFNDEIIIESGIVAAFLADQYPSHLVPESSAPGGALKRARIALFVDAFFSKFQSPLFKIYTASEDELPAVTEAATAGLVKEVEPLLKDAKPYFGGADKLTLAEVLTGSFVVRLLSLGKAGVYPASFLASIEQQAPNFWAWAQKVAVHPSVTGIYDEEKVVTKTKARIEKLRAEKK, from the exons ATGACCATCCAGGCcaacgacaagctcgtcctcTACACCAACCACCTCTGCCCTT GGGCCCACCGCGCTCACATCGCCGCTGCTGAGCTCGGCCTCAAGTTCGAGGAGCAcattgtcgacctcgacactcCCCGTACCAAGGAGTACCTCGCCATCAACCCCCGCGGCCTTGTCCCCGCCCTCAAGTTCAACGACGAGATCATCATTGAGAGCGGCATCGTCGCGGCCTTCCTTGCCGACCAGTACCCCTCCCACCTCGTCCCCGAGTCCAGCGCCCCCGGCGGCGCCCTCAAGCGTGCCCGCATCGCCCTCTTCGTCgacgccttcttctccaagTTCCAGAGCCCCCTCTTCAAGATCTACACCGCTTCCGAGGATGAGCTCCCCGCCGTCACCGAGGCTGCGACCGCCGGCCTTGTGAAGGAGGTTGAGCCCCTCCTCAAGGACGCTAAGCCCTActttggcggcgccgacaagcttACTCTTGCCGAG GTCCTCACTGGCTCGTTTGTTGTCCGTCTCCTTTCCCTCGGCAAGGCCGGCGTCTACCCCGCCAGCTTCCTCGCCTCGATCGAGCAGCAGGCCCCCAACTTCTGGGCCTGGGCCCAGAAGGTCGCTGTCCACCCCAGCGTCACCGGCAtctacgacgaggagaaggtcgTCACCAAGACCAAGGCTCGCATTGAGAAGCTCCGTGCTGAGAAGAAGTAA